The Candidatus Methanoperedens sp. sequence CTCTTTTATCATTTTTAATAAGCTCTTCTATGTTACATTTCCCCGGCTCTTCTAACAGGAATGGCTACAATGGTTTGCGTCCCTGGATGATTCTGACCAGTATCACGATAATGGCAACGACCAGCAATATATGGATTATGCCACCAAGTAAACCGAGCGAAAATCCCAATAGCCAGAGGATCACCAGAATTACAACTATTGTCCAGAATAGGTCCATAAATCTAACCTCCCATAGATGTGATTTGTACCAAGTGCTAATAATCTTTTCGCTTGTTTTTGGCTCTCAGTTAATTTTACAACTTCATTCTTTCTCCCCGTACCGGAAGATGAGCATATAAAACCAAATATTTCTGGACTTCATAGTTGAATGCGCATAATATTAAAATGCAGTTAAATTAGAGGAGCCAAAATGCTTAATAAATATAAGATTCCTTTTACCATTCATGGCAGTCGAGACAATAATCTTATTTTTGGCAATTATAGCTGTGATTGTTATATATATTGTTTTGAAGGCTGCAAAGTACCTGATTGTAAATTCAATACTGGGCCTCATTCTTCTTGCTATGGGCAACATTATTTTTAAACTGGACATTGCTTATACCGCTACAGTAGTATTGATTTGCGCACTCGGGGGAATTCCCGGTGCGGTCCTTATAATGCTGCTTCATGTATTCCATATGGCGTTCTGACCTCAGTATAGTAAGATAATATATTTGCATAACATTACTGAAGTTTGACCATCCATTATTCAGAGGAAAGGAGATGGGCAGAATCAATAAATATCATCCAGAGGCACGTTGATGAACGTATGGAGCAAAAGCAGGCTCTTTGATTTCAGCTATTTAACATGTTACAATAGTGTGAAATAAATTGCCATCAGTTTTAGGTAGGCGTTGGTAACCACCGATATATTTTTATAGTATACATTAATAATAAATAATATCGAGTGGCAGTTATAACGGTAGATAATACCGATAATTCTCTGAATTATTCGGCTTAGGCTCCTGACATAGCTGTGATTACGCTGCAAGATTAATATAAGTATACAACGGAGGAATTTCATGAAAAGTAGTACACAGGATCAGGCAGAAGGCAAGATCCACAAAGTGAAAGGGGAGATAAAGGAAATCGCCGGGAAACTCAGCAAGAATCCCGACCTGGAAACAGAAGGCAAAGACGAAAAGATAGCCGGCAAAGTTCAAGAAAAGATTGGCCAGATCAAGAAGGTCTTTGGAAAGTAATATTTCTGAACTAGTATAATTTTTTGGGAGGAAAATGGTAATTATGAATAAAGAATCTACTATTTTCAAAAATATAATTACTGTGCTGCTGACACTGATTATTTTGGGATTGGCGGCAGGAACGGCGGGCGTGACGCAGGCGCCGGTAGATCTTGGAACAGCCGGCAATTTCGTGATTCTGGCAAAATCAGGAATCTCAACCACTGGCACGACCTCGATTGTTGGAGACATTGGAGTGAGTCCAATCGCCAGCACTGCCATAACCGGATTTGGGTTAATAATGGATGCCTCGAATGAATTTTCGACGTCATCTGTAGTGACGGGAAAAGTATATGCAGCCAACTATGCGCCTCCAACTCCATCTACTATGACCACGGCCGTAAGCGACATGGAAACAGCGTACACCGATGCAGCCAGACGGACATCACCCGATCATACTGAACTGGGTGCCGGAAATATCGGCGGGATGACACTCACCCCTGGTCTTTATAAGTGGGGGACAGGTGTTAAAATCCCCGCAGGTGGTGTCACTCTATCGGGCGGCGCAAATGATGTCTGGATCTTCCAGATAGCGCAAGATCTCACCGTGGACAACGGTGCCAAAGTTACTCTTAGCGGGGGCGCACAGGCCGGGAACATCTTCTGGCAGGTCGCCGGCAAAACGACCCTTGGAACCACGTCTGACTTCAAGGGAATTATCTTATCTAAAACGCTGATTTCGCTGAACACTGGCGCAACGCTAAACGGCAGAGCGCTGGCACAGACAGCGGTTACATTAACTGCCAATGTTATCACCGCCCCGTCTTCTGGCGTTAACCCGACAAACACCCCGACAATAACAACCACAGGTATGGTAACAGGAACTCCGGCTAAGCCAACAGGCACGGCTATTCCAGTTAATCCAACAGTTACGGCTACTCCAGTTAATCCAACAGTTACGGCTACTCCGGCGGGCACAACCACAGGTATGGTAACGGGAACTCCAGCTAAGCCAATAGGCACGGCTACTCCGGTGCCTGCACCGACAAATAAGGTACCGGGTTTTGAATTTGCACTTGGAATAGCCATACTTTCATTGGCTTATCTGTTCGGCAAAAAGAGAAGATAAGCCTGTGTCACTCCTCTGGAGAGCGCACACATGTATGGCTATGAGAATTATCAGTTCCGATAACCAAAATTATAAATGCCATTAACGCTATACATATAAAATGGAGAGTAAACCGGGTGATCATTATCTAAACCTGCGTGGTAATCTCGTAAGTTTAGAATGATATAGAACACCAAACAACAGGTAAAACTGTGTGCGGAATAACTATGGATTTGCTTCCCGCCCGGGCTTGAATCCCTTTTAAGCATCCAGACTTTGTGATTTTCGTGCCCCGGCACGAAGGTTGAAGACCGGTTTACGATCGAGATGGAGGATATTTATGACAGGACAATTAGCAGGACAGCCAATCTATATTCTAAGAGAAGGCAGTCAAAGAACAAAAGGAAGAGAAGCGCAGCATAACAATATCATGGCTGCCAGGGCTGTAGCCGCAGCGGTAAGGGCGACCCTGGGACCAAAGGGTATGGATAAAATGCTCGTGGACTCGCTGGGAGATATCGTAATCACGAATGATGGTGCGACTATTCTTCAGGCAATGGACATCGAGCATCCGGCAGCCAAGATGATCGTAGAAGTCGCAAAGACCCAGGATGATGAGGTCGGAGATGGCACAACAACGGCAGCAGTGCTTGCAGGTGAATTCCTGAAGAATGCTGAAGAACTTTTAGAGCAGGGTGTGCATCCCACAGTCATCGCCAGCGGATATAGGCTTGCATCGGCAAAAGCAAAAGAAATCCTTAAAACCCTTGCAAAACCAGTGACCCTGGAAGATAAGGATTTATTATTGAAAATCGCTGTGACAGCGATCACCGGAAAAGGAGCTGAAGCGTCCAAGGACGTTTTCGCCGACCTTGCGGTAAATGCCATATTAGCGGTGGTTGAAAAAGAGAATGGTAAATATACAGCAGATGTTGAAGATATCAAAGTTGAGAAGAAAGTGGGTGGCAGTGTAGAAGCATCAGAGCTGATCGAAGGCATGGTAATCGATAAGGAAAGAGTCCATACCAACATGCCAAAGAATGTCCATGATGCCAGAATACTTCTGCTCAACGAAGCCCTCGAGATCAAAAAGACGGAAGTTAAAGCCGAGATTTCAATAAAAACACCCGACCAGCTCCAGTTATTCCTTGACCAGGAAGAACAGATGTTGCATGATATGGTCAGCAAAGTGATCGATAGCGGCGCGAATGTGGTCTTTGTTGAGAAGGGAATAGATGACATAGCACAGCATTATCTTGCAAAAGCAGGCATTTACGCAGCAAGGCGCGTGAAGAAGAGCGACATGGAAAAACTGGCACGCGCAACCGGTGCAAAGATACTGACAGGCCTGAAGGAAATCGGCGAATCTGATCTTGGAAAAGCGGATCTTGTAGAAGAGAAAAAGATCGGTGAGGAGGCATTGACATATGTTACCGGGTGTCACAACCCCAAGGCAGTCTCCATTATCCTTCGCGGAGGAACCGAGCACGTTGTGGATGAAGCCGAGCGTGCGCTTCATGACGCATTGCGTGTTGTTGGAGTTGCAATCGAGGATGAGACACTTGTAGCTGGAGGCGGTTCTCCAGAGGTTGAACTGGCACTGCGCCTGCGGGAATACTCAGCCACATTAATAGGCAGGGAACAGCTGGCAGTCGCAAAATTTGCCGAGGCGCTTGAAATCATCCCAAGAACCCTGGCTGAGAATGCAGGTCTTGACCCCATTGATATCCTTGTGGAGATGCGAAGCCAGCATGAGAAGGGCAAGAATACCGCAGGTCTCAATGTATTCACGGGAAAAGTCGTGGACATGTGGAAAGAAGGCGTGGTTGAGCCTCTCAGGGTAAAAACACAGGCTATCGATTCTGCTACGGAAGCAGCCACCATGATCCTGAGAATAGATGATGTGCTGTCAAGCAAATCCGTGCCTGC is a genomic window containing:
- a CDS encoding lmo0937 family membrane protein, whose translation is MDLFWTIVVILVILWLLGFSLGLLGGIIHILLVVAIIVILVRIIQGRKPL
- a CDS encoding pro-sigmaK processing inhibitor BofA family protein, translating into MAVETIILFLAIIAVIVIYIVLKAAKYLIVNSILGLILLAMGNIIFKLDIAYTATVVLICALGGIPGAVLIMLLHVFHMAF
- a CDS encoding CsbD family protein, whose translation is MKSSTQDQAEGKIHKVKGEIKEIAGKLSKNPDLETEGKDEKIAGKVQEKIGQIKKVFGK
- a CDS encoding ice-binding family protein, with product MNKESTIFKNIITVLLTLIILGLAAGTAGVTQAPVDLGTAGNFVILAKSGISTTGTTSIVGDIGVSPIASTAITGFGLIMDASNEFSTSSVVTGKVYAANYAPPTPSTMTTAVSDMETAYTDAARRTSPDHTELGAGNIGGMTLTPGLYKWGTGVKIPAGGVTLSGGANDVWIFQIAQDLTVDNGAKVTLSGGAQAGNIFWQVAGKTTLGTTSDFKGIILSKTLISLNTGATLNGRALAQTAVTLTANVITAPSSGVNPTNTPTITTTGMVTGTPAKPTGTAIPVNPTVTATPVNPTVTATPAGTTTGMVTGTPAKPIGTATPVPAPTNKVPGFEFALGIAILSLAYLFGKKRR
- the thsB gene encoding thermosome subunit beta; its protein translation is MTGQLAGQPIYILREGSQRTKGREAQHNNIMAARAVAAAVRATLGPKGMDKMLVDSLGDIVITNDGATILQAMDIEHPAAKMIVEVAKTQDDEVGDGTTTAAVLAGEFLKNAEELLEQGVHPTVIASGYRLASAKAKEILKTLAKPVTLEDKDLLLKIAVTAITGKGAEASKDVFADLAVNAILAVVEKENGKYTADVEDIKVEKKVGGSVEASELIEGMVIDKERVHTNMPKNVHDARILLLNEALEIKKTEVKAEISIKTPDQLQLFLDQEEQMLHDMVSKVIDSGANVVFVEKGIDDIAQHYLAKAGIYAARRVKKSDMEKLARATGAKILTGLKEIGESDLGKADLVEEKKIGEEALTYVTGCHNPKAVSIILRGGTEHVVDEAERALHDALRVVGVAIEDETLVAGGGSPEVELALRLREYSATLIGREQLAVAKFAEALEIIPRTLAENAGLDPIDILVEMRSQHEKGKNTAGLNVFTGKVVDMWKEGVVEPLRVKTQAIDSATEAATMILRIDDVLSSKSVPAGGMPPGGMGGGMGGMD